One genomic segment of Amycolatopsis sp. Hca4 includes these proteins:
- a CDS encoding MarR family winged helix-turn-helix transcriptional regulator has protein sequence MLEPAEWEFWDTWMRAQRLLARELDRGLQRDCGISKAEFSVLMTLTGPMRVGELADALAWEKSRVAHLLTRMENRGLVARTEDGATGRRTGIELTAEGRRTAESAVRAHGANIRRLVLDRLTPDQAAAIRAWSEQLTGQS, from the coding sequence ATGTTGGAGCCGGCGGAGTGGGAGTTCTGGGACACCTGGATGCGTGCCCAGCGGCTGCTCGCCCGCGAACTCGACCGGGGGCTGCAGCGCGACTGCGGTATCTCGAAGGCCGAGTTCAGTGTGTTGATGACGTTGACCGGCCCGATGCGCGTCGGCGAGCTGGCCGACGCGCTCGCCTGGGAGAAGAGCCGCGTCGCGCACCTGCTGACCCGGATGGAGAACCGCGGTTTGGTGGCCCGCACCGAGGACGGCGCGACCGGCAGGCGCACCGGGATCGAGCTGACCGCCGAAGGCCGCCGGACGGCGGAAAGCGCGGTGCGCGCCCACGGCGCCAACATCCGCCGCCTCGTCCTCGACCGGCTCACACCCGATCAGGCCGCGGCCATCCGGGCGTGGAGCGAGCAGCTGACCGGGCAGAGTTAG
- a CDS encoding response regulator transcription factor codes for MVTGARAAATGTFRARVRDARGGWIVLHASRLLAGADDEETVVTAERASGAELLGVLLAAYGLTARERDVCREVLAGRSTVDIAARLAISAHTVQDHLKSVFGKVGVRSRGELTAKLMS; via the coding sequence GTGGTGACCGGGGCCCGCGCGGCCGCGACGGGGACGTTCCGCGCCCGGGTCCGCGACGCCCGCGGCGGGTGGATCGTCCTGCACGCGAGCCGGTTGCTGGCCGGGGCGGACGACGAGGAGACCGTCGTGACCGCCGAGCGCGCCTCGGGAGCCGAGCTGCTGGGTGTGCTGCTGGCCGCCTACGGCCTCACCGCCCGGGAACGCGACGTCTGCCGCGAGGTGCTGGCCGGACGCTCCACAGTGGACATCGCGGCGCGGCTGGCCATCTCCGCGCACACCGTGCAGGACCACCTCAAGTCGGTGTTCGGCAAGGTCGGGGTCCGCAGCCGTGGGGAACTGACCGCGAAGCTGATGTCCTGA
- a CDS encoding DUF1304 domain-containing protein has protein sequence MNAVAQVFAGLAVLVHLLAFAWEVVRFERPGVHEGIFKIPSANLPATRLWSFNVGFYNLFLAAGPVLGLVLLHTGHADAGRALVLYCCGFMLLAGIALGVSDALALSRPRGAGRGGALAQALPPVGALVAALF, from the coding sequence GTGAACGCCGTCGCGCAGGTCTTCGCCGGGCTGGCGGTGCTGGTGCACCTGCTGGCGTTCGCCTGGGAAGTGGTGCGGTTCGAGCGGCCGGGCGTGCACGAGGGCATCTTCAAGATCCCGTCGGCGAACCTGCCCGCCACCCGGCTGTGGTCGTTCAACGTCGGCTTCTACAACCTCTTCCTGGCCGCCGGCCCGGTGCTCGGGCTGGTCCTGCTGCACACCGGGCACGCCGACGCCGGGCGGGCACTGGTGCTCTACTGCTGCGGGTTCATGCTGCTGGCCGGGATCGCACTGGGGGTGTCGGACGCGCTCGCCCTCAGCCGCCCCCGCGGTGCGGGCCGCGGCGGGGCCCTCGCCCAGGCGCTGCCTCCGGTGGGCGCGCTGGTCGCGGCGCTGTTCTAA
- a CDS encoding cupin domain-containing protein — protein MGARPLVIELITAVSGSSDAQHVSSAGTTRSTSSMAAVCSSATPRPAVASAATSRRTPCARPSHMDAVCAGRRRARYPTFPGWLSRRAVPSVGAMTHFSAPGEGPELDSKDAHITVKVGAEHTGGAYEVFEVDAPRGPSVPPHTEPWAKSFYVLHGRLTVYVDGELHDLGPGASISIPAGAVNTFTVHTPSAQFLVVCPTDGVGRFFRAVDEAPAERIPEIAGRHGIGFAP, from the coding sequence ATGGGGGCCCGGCCGCTGGTCATCGAGCTGATCACCGCGGTGTCCGGGTCGAGCGACGCCCAGCACGTCAGCTCGGCGGGCACCACGCGGTCGACCAGCTCGATGGCGGCGGTGTGCAGCTCGGCGACGCCGAGGCCCGCGGTCGCGAGCGCGGCGACGTCCCGCCGCACTCCCTGCGCCCGGCCGTCCCACATGGACGCAGTATGCGCCGGTCGCCGCCGGGCGCGGTATCCCACATTTCCGGGATGGCTCAGCCGGCGGGCGGTTCCCAGCGTCGGCGCCATGACCCACTTCAGCGCACCGGGCGAAGGCCCGGAACTCGACAGCAAGGACGCGCACATCACCGTCAAGGTCGGCGCGGAGCACACCGGCGGCGCGTACGAGGTGTTCGAGGTCGACGCGCCGCGCGGGCCCTCGGTCCCGCCGCACACCGAACCCTGGGCGAAGAGCTTCTACGTGTTGCACGGGCGTCTCACGGTGTACGTGGACGGCGAGCTCCACGACCTGGGCCCCGGAGCGTCGATCAGCATCCCGGCGGGCGCGGTCAACACGTTCACGGTGCACACGCCGTCGGCGCAGTTCCTGGTGGTGTGCCCGACGGACGGGGTGGGCCGGTTCTTCCGCGCCGTCGACGAGGCACCGGCGGAGCGGATCCCGGAGATCGCCGGGCGGCACGGGATCGGGTTCGCGCCGTGA